In Lotus japonicus ecotype B-129 chromosome 5, LjGifu_v1.2, one genomic interval encodes:
- the LOC130717598 gene encoding benzyl alcohol O-benzoyltransferase-like, with protein sequence MAFSHTLEPSSPPLVFSVRRREPELVAPAVSTPHETKHLSDIDDQAGLRANVPIIQFYRNEPSMAGKDPVDIIRNAVAKALVFYYPLAGRLREAAGGNLVVDCNEEGVMFIEADADITFEQFGDTLKPPFPCFQELLHEAPGSEGVVINSPIILIQVTRLKCGGFIFALRFNHVMTDGAGIVHFMYAVVEIARGANEPSILPVWQRELLHARDPPRVTHNHREYEQLTDDTITDPILTGTDFVQQSFFFGPAEIAAIRRHLPHHLDTESTTYEVLTSYIWRCRTKALQLDPSQEVRMMCITDARGKFNPPFPTGYYGNCFAFPAAVATAGELCEKPLEHAVRLIKKASGEMSEEYMHSLADLMVTEGKPLFTVVRSCVVLDTTYAGFRELDFGWGKAVYGGLAQAGAGAFPAVNFHVPSQNAQGEEGILVLVCLPAKIMSVFAKELDDMHA encoded by the exons ATGGCCTTTTCTCACACCCTGGAACCATCTTCTCCGCCTCTAGTGTTCTCAGTTAGGAGGAGAGAACCAGAGCTGGTGGCTCCGGCCGTGTCCACACCCCATGAAACCAAGCATCTATCTGACATAGATGACCAAGCTGGTCTTCGTGCCAATGTTCCCATCATACAATTCTACCGTAACGAGCCATCAATGGCAGGGAAAGACCCTGTTGACATCATAAGGAACGCGGTCGCGAAAGCGCTCGTGTTCTACTACCCGCTCGCCGGTAGGCTCAGGGAAGCTGCTGGTGGGAATCTCGTGGTGGATTGTAACGAGGAGGGGGTGATGTTCATCGAGGCTGATGCTGACATCACGTTTGAACAATTTGGTGACACTCTGAAACCTCCTTTCCCGTGCTTCCAAGAACTGCTTCATGAAGCTCCAGGATCAGAAGGTGTTGTTATAAATAGTCCAATTATACTGATACAG GTCACTCGGCTTAAGTGCGGCGGTTTCATCTTTGCTCTCCGCTTTAACCATGTCATGACAGACGGAGCCGGCATAGTTCACTTCATGTACGCCGTGGTAGAAATAGCCCGAGGCGCAAATGAACCATCAATCCTCCCCGTCTGGCAGAGGGAGCTCCTCCATGCGAGGGACCCACCACGCGTCACACACAACCACCGTGAATACGAACAGCTAACCGACGACACAATCACCGACCCCATCCTCACCGGAACAGACTTCGTGCAACAATCCTTCTTCTTCGGACCCGCCGAAATAGCCGCCATTCGCCGCCACCTCCCGCACCACCTTGACACTGAGTCCACCACATACGAGGTCCTCACATCATACATCTGGCGTTGCCGCACCAAAGCTTTACAGTTAGACCCGAGCCAAGAGGTTCGAATGATGTGCATAACCGACGCGCGTGGGAAGTTCAACCCTCCTTTCCCAACCGGTTACTACGGTAACTGTTTCGCGTTCCCTGCGGCGGTTGCCACGGCGGGGGAGCTTTGTGAGAAGCCGCTGGAGCATGCGGTGAGGCTGATTAAGAAAGCGAGCGGTGAGATGAGCGAGGAGTACATGCACTCTCTGGCGGATCTGATGGTGACTGAGGGAAAGCCCTTGTTTACTGTTGTGAGGTCATGTGTGGTGTTGGACACGACGTATGCTGGGTTTAGAGAGCTGGATTTTGGGTGGGGCAAGGCGGTGTATGGTGGGCTTGCTCAGGCTGGGGCAGGGGCTTTTCCAGCGGTGAACTTTCACGTGCCGAGTCAGAATGCGCAGGGAGAGGAAGggattttggttttggtttgctTGCCTGCTAAGATTATGAGTGTGTTTGCCAAGGAGTTGGATGACATGCATGCTTGA